CGAATTGAGGCGCAACACCAGCGCCACACGGTTGCTGGCTATGCGCGGCGTGTCCACGCAGCCAAACAGCTCCTGCAGCTTGGCCGCCAGCCACGGGCCGCCGTCTTCGCCATACACGATGGGGCGCATGGCCCCGGAGGGAACCTGCCATTCCGTGGGGGTCTGGCGCTCAAGCATGCGGTGCAGGTTGCCCGGCAGCAGGCCACGCAGGGCATCGAACAGGCGAGCCGAATCCAGTGCGGCCAGCGAGTTGCCCCGGGACATCTTTTGCCCCTGTGAAGCGCCTAGCGCCTGCTCCAGCGCTGGTGCAAGCCACTGGTCAAGGTTTGCCAGCAGGGCCGCATCCGAAACGTCGGGCCATTCTTCACCTTCAAGCTCACGCATCAGGCTTACCCGCGCCCGCCACTGGCGTGCTGCCTCATCCCATGGCAGGCAGTCCAGCCCTTTGTTGCGCACGTGTTCGCACAACGCCGCCGCGCACTGATCGGGCAGGGGGCGTGGCAGTGGGGCGTCCTCCAGCACCAGAGCGCCCAGTACCTGCTGACGGCGTGCGCTTACAAGCCCGGCATCTGATACCGAAAGATTGTCTTCCGTGCGCATCTCAGCACTGAAAAGTTCTACCATGTCCTGTTCCGCAAGGGCGGCTGCAAGGCGAATGCGCCCGCGCGGAGCGGCCCCGTCTACCTCTGCCACTGCAAGAAACTGCTGGCGGGCCAGAGGGTCGTCGCTGGCAAGCTGTGCAGCACGGCCACTACGCAGTAAAAAAGGCGTGATGGCCGTCGGGCCGTTGCTGAGGGTGGTCTGCTGGCTGCCTGTCTGGATTGCCGCCTGACGCATGGCTACCTGTTCTGGCCAGGCAATGGCAATGAGCCGTCCAATGTTTGCGGCCTGAGCCAGAGCGGTGGAAAATATGCTTTGCAGGTGTTTTTGTTGCGCTTGCGGGTTGCCTGCGAGGTCAGCCGCGCCCGGTTGAAGTGATTGGCGGATGAGGCGCTGGGCAAGCCTGCGCAGGCGGTCGCGGGCAGAGTCTGCACCCTTGCCGGACGCTGCACCGCGGCAAAGCCAATCGAGACGCCGCAGTATGTCGCATCCGCAGGTTGCCCCGCCCATGCGGCTGCCTGCGGCATGAGCCAGAGGATCACGCTCTTCAAGCAGTGCCGCAACACAGGCTGCCAGATCCGCAAGGCCGTTTTTACGCCCCCACACGAGCAGACGCGCCGTGCGCGGTGCAAGAGGCAGGGCTGCCATTTCGCGCCCAAGCGCCGTTGGCCTTAACTGGGCATCAATGGCTCCCAGAGCCCGCAGGCTGTTTTGAGCCACAGTCAGGTGCGCTGCTGGCGGGGTATCGAGCCACGGCAGCGAGCCTGCATCGGTCACGCCCCACACCGCCAGTTGCAGGGCCAGACCGCTCAGATCGGCATCGAGAATTTCGGGTCGAATGTGGGGACGCATGCCGTGTTCCTGCTCTCTGGCCCACAAACGGCAGCAAATGCCGGGTTCCGTGCGGCCCGCGCGACCCGCTCGCTGCGCTGCGCCAGCCAGCGAAACTCTCTCTGTCACCAGCCGGGTGAGGCCGCTTGCCGGGTCAAACCGGGCCAGACGCGCAAGACCGCTGTCTACCACCAGCCGCACGCCTTCAATGGTCAGTGAAGTTTCTGCAATGGATGTGGCAAGCACCACCTTGCGCTGCCCGGATGGCGCTGGCGCAATGGCCGCATCCTGTTCGCGGGCGGAGAGGTTGCCGTACAGCGGGCACAGCGCTACATCGGCGGCAAGCCTGCCTTCCAGCAGATCCGCAAGATGGCGGATTTCGCCCGCACCGGGCAAAAAGGCCAGCAGGCTGCCCTGTTCTGTCTGCATGAGATGCGTAACCACGTCGGCCATGTGCCGCCACAGCAGGGGGCCAGCCCCGGTGTGCGTTGCCCCGCCCACAATCTGCCCTGCCCGAAGTGTGGGGGGGATGTGCCGCATCTGCACCGGGTATGTGTTGCCCTCGCAGAGCACAGAGGGGCACCCGCCCAGAAGCTTGGCCACTGCTGACACATCCAGCGTGGCAGACATGACGATCAGCCGCAGGTCGGGGCGCAGGGCCGCCTGGCTTTCAAGGCAGAGAGCCAGACCCGTATCGGCAATGAGCGAACGTTCGTGAAATTCGTCAAAAATAACGCAGGCGATATCTGGCAGGTCAGGGTTTTCCTGCAGCATGCGGGTCAGCACGCCCTCGGTCACCACCTCAACGCGGGTATTGCTGCCCATACGGCTTTCGTCGCGCATGCGGTAACCCACAAGGCCGCCGGGCACATCGCCCAGCAGGCTCGCCATATAGCGCGCCAGTGCGCGGGCTGCCACACGCCGGGGCTCAAGCAGCAGAATACGACGGTCCTCAAGCCAGGGTTGATTCATGAGCCACAGAGGCACTCGGCTGCTTTTACCTGCGCCGGGGAGGGCGCTGAGCACCAGATTGCGGCCATGCGTCAAGGTCGCCAGAATTTCGGAGCGCGAAACATCAAGCGGGCAGGGGGGAATGGCACGAATGCTCGCAGGCGCTGCTGCTGATGCGGGGTGGGGCGTGGTGCGATCGGTCATGGCAAAATGCGGCTGGCTGAGGGTAATGCAGGGAAATAGGCGCATTTTTACTGGCATTCCGATGCGTGTCAGTGTATTGACACAGGAAAGGATATGCACGCGGAGAATGCACACATGGAGTTGAATACCAGCGGCATTATCGGCCAGAGCACAAGCCTGGCTGAAGTCTTCAAGGTTCTCGGCAAGGTTGCGCCCACGGACAGCACTGTGCTTGTAACCGGTGAATCGGGAACTGGCAAGGAATTGCTGGTGCGCGCTCTTCACGCCAACAGCCGCAGGGCTGACAAGCCCTTTGTACCCATCAACTGTGGGGCCATACCTAAAGAGCTGCTTGAAAGCGAACTTTTCGGTCACGAAAAGGGCGCCTTTACTCACGCCATACGTTCGCGGCCCGGACGGTTTGAAATGGCCGATGGCGGCACCATCTTTCTTGATGAAATAGGCGAGATGGAGTTGAGCCTTCAGGTAAAGATTCTGCGCGTGCTGCAGGAAAAAGAGATCGAACGTGTGGGCGGCACCGGCAGCAAAAAGGTGGATGTGCGCATTGTGGCCGCCACCAACCGTGATCTTGAGGCAGAAGTTGCCGCCGGGCGCTTTCGCGAGGATCTTTACTACCGGCTCAACGTCATTCCCCTGCACCTTCCGCCCCTGCGCCAGCGCGGCAACGATGTGCTGCTGCTTGCACGGCATTTTCTCAATCATTTTTGCACAAAAAAAGACCGCACGCCCATGGGGCTTGATGAAATTACCCGCCGTATACTGGCGGCCTACGCCTGGCCGGGCAACGTGCGCGAGCTTGAAAACTTCATGGAACGCCTGAGCATCCTTGTGGACGGCGACACCGTGTGCATGGGTGACCTGCCTTCCAAGATTCTCGATAATGTGGGCGACGTATCGCTTTTGCCCCCGGTGGAAGAGATTTCGCCAGAGGTTGAAACCCCGTTGCAACCAGTGCAGGAAGCCCCCGAACAACATGAGGGCAACGCTCTCGTGGCTGCGCCGGGTGCCGAAACCGTGGCTGCGCCTGTTGCACTTGCCGTCACTGCCGGGGCATTTGTGTGGCCCAATCTTGGCGTGCTGACCGAGCATGGTCAGAACCTCAAGGATTTTCTTGATACGGTTGAGAACCGCCTTATTGACGAGGCGCTGGCCAAGGCAGAAGGCGTAAAAAATCAGGCCGCAGAGCTTTTGGGCATCAAGCGTACCACGCTGATTGAGAAGCTTAAAAAGCGCAGTATGTAGCGGCATAAAATTTGCATGATTTTTTGCGGCCCACAGGCCACAATATATCCTGCGAAGTGCAAGTGAAAACACAACTTTTCGCCGCCACGCCACGGCCTCATATTGCCGCCCGCAAGGGCGCGCCAGCATATCCCCATCGTTGCATGGGGGCTTTGTTGTTGTGCCTGTGCGTGTTGCTGCTTGCTCACCCGGCGCAGGGCATGAGCTGGAGCTGGTCGCCGATCGGGCAGGGCGGGGCGGTGTCGGCCGCCTGTGCTNNNNNNNNNNGCGCACCTGGGCGGGTTCTGCCGCATCTACAGCCAGTGGAGCGGGCGAACGTCTGAGCATTACGCTCGACAATCCCGCCCAGGTGCGCAGGCTTGCGCGCAGCGGCAGCAATACCTTGCTGCTGCTTCTTGAAGGCGACAGCCCCACTTTGCAGCGGCAGGGTGCCGCACCAGTGCCTGGTGCGCTGCTGGAAAGCGTTGGCGTGTCCAACGGTCAGGTGCGTATAACACTTTCTGCCCGTGCCATGAGCCATGTCATGCGGCGACCTTCTGCTTCTTCCATCGATATAGAAATTTTTGCCGCTGGCTTGCCGGGCGACAATGCCGCCCGGCAGGATACCCAGGCACAGAGTGAAAGCACCCTTGCTGGCACGACAGAGCAGGGAACCTCGTTTGGCGATAGTCTGCCCATTGACGCGGGCAAGGACTTTTTGCACAGCGCGCTGAAAATGCTGGATAACGCCCAGCAGAACATTCAGAACCTTTCGCCTTCTGATCTGCTTGATTCCGCTAAAAACAGGCTGGCCGATCTGGGCCTGCCCCTGCCCATATTTTCTGCCACGGATTCTGCCGTAGCGGCCGAAGTGGCGCCTCAGGCCGCAGGTGGAGCGCCAAACCGCCCACAAGAACCGCAGGGGCCAAGCCTCATGAGCAAGGTAAACCCCGGTGGGCCGGAAAACTGGCC
The Desulfovibrio sp. DNA segment above includes these coding regions:
- the hrpB gene encoding ATP-dependent helicase HrpB, whose translation is MTDRTTPHPASAAAPASIRAIPPCPLDVSRSEILATLTHGRNLVLSALPGAGKSSRVPLWLMNQPWLEDRRILLLEPRRVAARALARYMASLLGDVPGGLVGYRMRDESRMGSNTRVEVVTEGVLTRMLQENPDLPDIACVIFDEFHERSLIADTGLALCLESQAALRPDLRLIVMSATLDVSAVAKLLGGCPSVLCEGNTYPVQMRHIPPTLRAGQIVGGATHTGAGPLLWRHMADVVTHLMQTEQGSLLAFLPGAGEIRHLADLLEGRLAADVALCPLYGNLSAREQDAAIAPAPSGQRKVVLATSIAETSLTIEGVRLVVDSGLARLARFDPASGLTRLVTERVSLAGAAQRAGRAGRTEPGICCRLWAREQEHGMRPHIRPEILDADLSGLALQLAVWGVTDAGSLPWLDTPPAAHLTVAQNSLRALGAIDAQLRPTALGREMAALPLAPRTARLLVWGRKNGLADLAACVAALLEERDPLAHAAGSRMGGATCGCDILRRLDWLCRGAASGKGADSARDRLRRLAQRLIRQSLQPGAADLAGNPQAQQKHLQSIFSTALAQAANIGRLIAIAWPEQVAMRQAAIQTGSQQTTLSNGPTAITPFLLRSGRAAQLASDDPLARQQFLAVAEVDGAAPRGRIRLAAALAEQDMVELFSAEMRTEDNLSVSDAGLVSARRQQVLGALVLEDAPLPRPLPDQCAAALCEHVRNKGLDCLPWDEAARQWRARVSLMRELEGEEWPDVSDAALLANLDQWLAPALEQALGASQGQKMSRGNSLAALDSARLFDALRGLLPGNLHRMLERQTPTEWQVPSGAMRPIVYGEDGGPWLAAKLQELFGCVDTPRIASNRVALVLRLNSPAGRPLQVTRDLAGFWRTGYPAVRAEMRGRYPKHPWPEDPLNATATVLTKKRLAEQNKG
- a CDS encoding sigma-54 dependent transcriptional regulator, with amino-acid sequence MELNTSGIIGQSTSLAEVFKVLGKVAPTDSTVLVTGESGTGKELLVRALHANSRRADKPFVPINCGAIPKELLESELFGHEKGAFTHAIRSRPGRFEMADGGTIFLDEIGEMELSLQVKILRVLQEKEIERVGGTGSKKVDVRIVAATNRDLEAEVAAGRFREDLYYRLNVIPLHLPPLRQRGNDVLLLARHFLNHFCTKKDRTPMGLDEITRRILAAYAWPGNVRELENFMERLSILVDGDTVCMGDLPSKILDNVGDVSLLPPVEEISPEVETPLQPVQEAPEQHEGNALVAAPGAETVAAPVALAVTAGAFVWPNLGVLTEHGQNLKDFLDTVENRLIDEALAKAEGVKNQAAELLGIKRTTLIEKLKKRSM